A single window of Zea mays cultivar B73 chromosome 10, Zm-B73-REFERENCE-NAM-5.0, whole genome shotgun sequence DNA harbors:
- the LOC100192811 gene encoding uncharacterized protein LOC100192811: MATSKKDPPNPSRGRTSPNLMSSSSESSGHGYGARRARSVPSSAHRKFGSSSPSVSASGSTDVHHSSLFNAGRSISSRTMGSSIQGTKAQPFPSAASKPTLAKEKSDKVSTTLQRPPVLAVPAAKASPSTLPRSKPSPRPSSDSCKAAASLKPSSQRVMLPGAAQGDKVQPLSTAQSPGAAARKRLDTVNGATTNSKAKSVSQKAMGASSARKEKHKDPSMQIKGTECINTTTSIEEHLHKELPDPVDLKSMEMTVPDQHEPSFNEPEHVLKDDEKSEGHFSEEKVDAGANEIHNGGQDDNGGVKTIYECGIVEKKADRSVDKTVPKTEVAQVWRKDDPKGNDVIEETKSKLLLERKSRVKALVGAFETVLSFKE, translated from the coding sequence ATGGCGACATCCAAGAAGGATCCCCCCAATCCTAGCAGAGGCAGGACGTCACCCAACCTCATGTCGTCCAGCAGTGAGTCCTCTGGGCACGGATATGGTGCTAGGCGGGCTCGGTCTGTACCGAGTTCCGCGCACCGCAAATTTGGCTCATCGTCGCCGTCTGTGTCTGCCTCTGGCTCCACAGACGTGCATCATTCATCATTGTTCAACGCTGGTAGGTCCATCTCATCACGGACCATGGGCTCTTCCATCCAGGGCACCAAGGCCCAGCCATTCCCATCTGCAGCCTCAAAACCTACACTGGCAAAGGAGAAATCCGACAAGGTCAGCACCACCTTGCAGCGGCCTCCAGTGCTTGCTGTGCCGGCAGCTAAGGCATCGCCATCCACCTTGCCGAGGAGTAAGCCATCTCCAAGGCCTAGTTCTGACAGTTGCAAAGCGGCAGCATCACTGAAACCTAGCAGTCAGAGGGTCATGTTGCCAGGTGCTGCTCAAGGAGACAAAGTTCAGCCACTGTCTACCGCACAGTCACCTGGTGCAGCTGCAAGGAAGAGATTGGATACTGTTAATGGTGCTACTACCAACTCAAAGGCTAAAAGTGTTTCTCAGAAGGCAATGGGGGCATCTTCAGCCAGGAAGGAGAAACATAAGGACCCATCAATGCAGATTAAGGGAACTGAGTGCATAAACACCACCACGTCTATAGAAGAGCACTTGCACAAGGAGCTCCCCGACCCAGTTGATCTGAAATCCATGGAGATGACTGTACCTGATCAGCATGAGCCATCTTTCAATGAACCAGAACATGTACTCAAAGACGATGAGAAATCCGAGGGTCATTTCTCTGAAGAGAAAGTAGATGCAGGAGCTAATGAGATTCATAATGGAGGGCAAGATGACAATGGTGGTGTCAAGACTATATATGAATGTGGGATTGTTGAGAAGAAGGCTGACCGGAGTGTGGATAAGACAGTGCCGAAGACTGAAGTGGCTCAGGTATGGAGGAAGGATGATCCAAAGGGCAATGACGTGATTGAGGAAACCAAAAGCAAGCTCCTGCTGGAGAGGAAGAGCCGGGTGAAGGCCTTGGTGGGGGCCTTTGAAACTGTATTGTCGTTCAAGGAGTAG